One window of the Peromyscus maniculatus bairdii isolate BWxNUB_F1_BW_parent chromosome 18, HU_Pman_BW_mat_3.1, whole genome shotgun sequence genome contains the following:
- the Ctdsp2 gene encoding carboxy-terminal domain RNA polymerase II polypeptide A small phosphatase 2 isoform X3, translating into MWNGLVSKSSPKKPRGRNIFKALFCCFQTQHVVQSGSPAELTYKEETNTIAKSDLLQCLQYQFYQIPGTRLLPEVTEQDQGRICVVIDLDETLVHSSFKPINNADFIVPVEIEGTTHQVYVLKRPYVDEFLRRMGELFECVLFTASLAKYADPVTDLLDRCGVFRARLFRESCVFHQGCYVKDLSRLGRDLRKTLILDNSPASYIFHPENAVPVQSWFDDMADTELLNLIPIFEELSGADDVYTSLGQLRAP; encoded by the exons GCCTAGTCTCCAAGTCCTCTCCTAAGAAGCCACGTGGCCGGAACATCTTCAAGGCGCTTTTCTGCTGTTTTCAGACCCAGCATGTTGTCCAGTCAGGCTCTCCCGCCGAGCTCACATACAAGGAGGAGACAAACACCATTGCTAAG tcGGATCTGCTACAATGTCTCCAGTACCAGTTTTATCAG ATCCCTGGGACCCGCCTGCTCCCAGAGGTGACAGAGCAAGATCAAGGAAGAATCTGTGTGGTCATCGACCTGGATGAAACCCTTGTGCATAGTTCCTTTAAG CCAATCAACAACGCTGACTTCATAGTACCTGTGGAGATTGAGGGAACCACTCACCAG gtATATGTACTCAAGAGGCCTTACGTTGATGAGTTCCTGAGACGGATGGGGGAGCTCTTTGAATGCGTGCTCTTCACTGCCAGCCTGGCCAAG tATGCCGACCCCGTGACAGACCTCCTGGACCGCTGTGGGGTGTTCCGGGCCCGGCTGTTCCGGGAGTCTTGTGTGTTCCACCAGGGCTGCTACGTCAAGGACCTGAGCCGCCTGGGCAGGGACCTGAGGAAAACCCTCATCCTGGACAACTCGCCCGCATCTTATATCTTCCACCCGGAGAATGCA GTGCCTGTGCAGTCCTGGTTTGACGACATGGCAGATACAGAGTTGCTGAACCTAATTCCCATCTTCGAGGAGCTGAGCGGAGCCGACGACGTCTACACCAGCCTCGGGCAGCTGCGGGCCCCTTAG
- the Ctdsp2 gene encoding carboxy-terminal domain RNA polymerase II polypeptide A small phosphatase 2 isoform X2, producing the protein MEHGSIITQARREDALVLTKQGLVSKSSPKKPRGRNIFKALFCCFQTQHVVQSGSPAELTYKEETNTIAKSDLLQCLQYQFYQIPGTRLLPEVTEQDQGRICVVIDLDETLVHSSFKPINNADFIVPVEIEGTTHQVYVLKRPYVDEFLRRMGELFECVLFTASLAKYADPVTDLLDRCGVFRARLFRESCVFHQGCYVKDLSRLGRDLRKTLILDNSPASYIFHPENAVPVQSWFDDMADTELLNLIPIFEELSGADDVYTSLGQLRAP; encoded by the exons GCCTAGTCTCCAAGTCCTCTCCTAAGAAGCCACGTGGCCGGAACATCTTCAAGGCGCTTTTCTGCTGTTTTCAGACCCAGCATGTTGTCCAGTCAGGCTCTCCCGCCGAGCTCACATACAAGGAGGAGACAAACACCATTGCTAAG tcGGATCTGCTACAATGTCTCCAGTACCAGTTTTATCAG ATCCCTGGGACCCGCCTGCTCCCAGAGGTGACAGAGCAAGATCAAGGAAGAATCTGTGTGGTCATCGACCTGGATGAAACCCTTGTGCATAGTTCCTTTAAG CCAATCAACAACGCTGACTTCATAGTACCTGTGGAGATTGAGGGAACCACTCACCAG gtATATGTACTCAAGAGGCCTTACGTTGATGAGTTCCTGAGACGGATGGGGGAGCTCTTTGAATGCGTGCTCTTCACTGCCAGCCTGGCCAAG tATGCCGACCCCGTGACAGACCTCCTGGACCGCTGTGGGGTGTTCCGGGCCCGGCTGTTCCGGGAGTCTTGTGTGTTCCACCAGGGCTGCTACGTCAAGGACCTGAGCCGCCTGGGCAGGGACCTGAGGAAAACCCTCATCCTGGACAACTCGCCCGCATCTTATATCTTCCACCCGGAGAATGCA GTGCCTGTGCAGTCCTGGTTTGACGACATGGCAGATACAGAGTTGCTGAACCTAATTCCCATCTTCGAGGAGCTGAGCGGAGCCGACGACGTCTACACCAGCCTCGGGCAGCTGCGGGCCCCTTAG
- the Ctdsp2 gene encoding carboxy-terminal domain RNA polymerase II polypeptide A small phosphatase 2 isoform X1 yields the protein MPKGPVSKMVQSGAARRPAGLTAWSPHTGLVSKSSPKKPRGRNIFKALFCCFQTQHVVQSGSPAELTYKEETNTIAKSDLLQCLQYQFYQIPGTRLLPEVTEQDQGRICVVIDLDETLVHSSFKPINNADFIVPVEIEGTTHQVYVLKRPYVDEFLRRMGELFECVLFTASLAKYADPVTDLLDRCGVFRARLFRESCVFHQGCYVKDLSRLGRDLRKTLILDNSPASYIFHPENAVPVQSWFDDMADTELLNLIPIFEELSGADDVYTSLGQLRAP from the exons GCCTAGTCTCCAAGTCCTCTCCTAAGAAGCCACGTGGCCGGAACATCTTCAAGGCGCTTTTCTGCTGTTTTCAGACCCAGCATGTTGTCCAGTCAGGCTCTCCCGCCGAGCTCACATACAAGGAGGAGACAAACACCATTGCTAAG tcGGATCTGCTACAATGTCTCCAGTACCAGTTTTATCAG ATCCCTGGGACCCGCCTGCTCCCAGAGGTGACAGAGCAAGATCAAGGAAGAATCTGTGTGGTCATCGACCTGGATGAAACCCTTGTGCATAGTTCCTTTAAG CCAATCAACAACGCTGACTTCATAGTACCTGTGGAGATTGAGGGAACCACTCACCAG gtATATGTACTCAAGAGGCCTTACGTTGATGAGTTCCTGAGACGGATGGGGGAGCTCTTTGAATGCGTGCTCTTCACTGCCAGCCTGGCCAAG tATGCCGACCCCGTGACAGACCTCCTGGACCGCTGTGGGGTGTTCCGGGCCCGGCTGTTCCGGGAGTCTTGTGTGTTCCACCAGGGCTGCTACGTCAAGGACCTGAGCCGCCTGGGCAGGGACCTGAGGAAAACCCTCATCCTGGACAACTCGCCCGCATCTTATATCTTCCACCCGGAGAATGCA GTGCCTGTGCAGTCCTGGTTTGACGACATGGCAGATACAGAGTTGCTGAACCTAATTCCCATCTTCGAGGAGCTGAGCGGAGCCGACGACGTCTACACCAGCCTCGGGCAGCTGCGGGCCCCTTAG